The Triticum aestivum cultivar Chinese Spring chromosome 7B, IWGSC CS RefSeq v2.1, whole genome shotgun sequence genome window below encodes:
- the LOC123158555 gene encoding histone-lysine N-methyltransferase ASHH3 yields the protein MGPEHVFDELTKALKDPADFVDFDLPSALKEWKLGYYIPIKRNIYLTKKRVEDDGIFCSCSLSSESPVTCGKDCQCGMLFSCCSSNCKCENKCANKSFQLRPLFKTKLIKTEKCGFGLIAEDEIKKGEFVIEYVGEVIDDRTCEERLWKMKRQRYTNFYLCEVSSNMVIDATNKGNKSRFINHSCEPNTEMQKWTVDGQTRVGIFALRDIERGEELTYDYKFVQFGADQDCHCGSSNCRKMVGTSKSFNSFVLHNGNSGSSQDQHDIKKRKTTSDNCIGEIIRLWDRRDKMYVPAVVHDYDEYTGMHTLLLDEETTEKFDMREEDWDFLPDPYVSVY from the exons ATG GGACCTGAGCATGTATTTGATGAATTGACTAAGGCGCTGAAAGATCCTGCAGATTTTGTAGATTTTGATCTGCCATCTGCGTTGAAAGAATGGAAGCTGGGCTACTACATACCAATTAAGCGGA ATATTTATCTTACTAAGAAGCGGGTTGAAGATGATGGCATTTTTTGTTCCTGCTCCCTTTCTTCTGAATCACCAGTTACTTGTGGAAAAGATTGCCAATGcgg GATGCTGTTCTCTTGTTGTTCATCAAACTGTAAATGTGAGAACAAGTGTGCCAATAAATCATTCCAGCTCCGACCTTTGTTCAAAACAAAATTGATTAAG ACAGAGAAATGTGGCTTTGGATTGATAGCCGAGGACGAAATAAAGAAAGGAGAATTTgttatagaatatgtaggagaag TTATTGATGACAGAACTTGTGAGGAAAGACTATGGAAAATGAAGAGACAACGTTACACTAACTTCTATCTTTGTGAGGTCAGTAGCAATATGGTCATTGATGCGACAAACAAGGGGAACAAGTCCAGGTTTATCAATCATAGTTGTGAACCAAACACAGAGATGCAGAAATG GACTGTGGATGGACAGACCAGAGTTGGAATTTTTGCTCTTCGTGACATAGAGAGAGGGGAGGAGTTGACCTATGACTATAA ATTTGTCCAGTTTGGAGCAGATCAAGATTGTCATTGTGGGTCTTCAAACTGCAGAAAAATGGTTGGCACGTCTAAGTCGTTCAACTCATTTGTTCTTCACAATGGCAACTCAGGAAGCTCGCAAGATCAGCAcgacataaagaaaagaaagacaACCTCAGATAATTGTATTGGGGAGATCATCCGTTTATGGGATCGACGAGATAAAAT GTATGTCCCAGCAGTTGTACATGACTATGATGAGTACACTGGAATGCATACT TTACTGCTTGATGAAGAAACTACTGAAAAATTTGATATGAGAGAGGAAGATTGGGACTTCCTACCG GATCCTTATGTTTCTGTGTACTAA